CTGACTGGTTTGCctccaaaaaagacaaaatattagTCTAGGTTTCCTAGCACTGGTGAGTCTGCAACTAAAAGTGGATAGTGTGTAGTTTCATGATTTCAGTCAAGCCAGTCATATGTTAGTGAAATTTGTTGGTTGACGTTAACAGGCTAGCATGTACGTTTTGTCGGAGGTGTAAGAAAATATTGTGTTACGCTCGGAAAATTAACTAGTATATCCTAAGAATTGACATGTTGACAGCGCcttgtcacagaaaaaaaacaaacattttaattagctGATGTTAGTTATCTAGTTGTGCAGACAGTTCCTGTTAGCTACAAGAAGTTGCTATTCTAGCTATCTATCTTCTGGTATTTAATACTTGCTAACGTTCAGTGATGGAGTCAGGACGTTTATGTGTTTTGGTTAGGTTTCGTTTTAATGAAGCACGTTAGTTTGGCGGATACTAGGTATTAGTTAGTGGATTTTTGGCCATCTATCAACATCTACATTAGCTATAGCTACCTGCCcataatttcagttcatttatttgtcagtgttttatttgcatgAGCAGCTTGCCGAGACAAGTCGTGATAAGGaagtttgttattttgtcttCGTGTTACCACGTTACATTCACACCGTAAAATCAACCCAGGAAGGaactcttttttcttttacattacGCTTAGAACCCGGCACCTGAAAGCTCAAGAGAACATGTCTCTGTCCGAAGAAAGAAGTAGCCGCTTGAAAGACATCCAGGAGGGACTACAGTTCATACAGTGAGTTTGTCGTCCTTGGGGGGCAGGATGCACGATCACTGCTGTGAGCCAGCTGCCTGAATTCGCCGGTCTTTGGGAATAGCAAGTATATAACAGTCCAGCGAGGCTGGCGTTTATTTGTTTTGCGCAACTGAAGCGACGCTTAGAAGAATCTGATATCTTGATGTTCTTTAGTTTACGATTTTAAGGGTATTTTCCAAAAACAGTGAAACCGTTCTGTAATGTTCTTGGGTTCTTGGTATCATGAAGTTTTTAAATTGACCAGAGGTCTTCATTTTACGATGCACTGGGAAACCATTTTAATcaaggaaacattttaatggGAAATCCACTGTTGCATGAATGAGAAAAATCCCATGTTGTCATTATTTGGCTTTTGATGCATACCCAGTCTCCCCTAAACTCTGCCTGAAGATCTGATGCATGTACATCTAAAGCAGTTCATTATACACTAATCAGTTCTCAGTAGTTGGACGTATTGGAACATAACCAATTGTGTATTGTATGAGTCATTATACCTTAAGGTTACGTCAACCTGATATGGTTTATAAAATACAATGAGAATAGGCAGTGAACAAGTGATTGAGCCTTTGCCTAGAAactttctgaatatttttttaggTCTACTCTTCCCTTTTCTGGAACACAGGAACAATATGAGGTATTTACTCAATTCTGTCTTTAGATATTTATCATTGGCGTGTGTGTCTGGAGAGAATGTGGAAAATACTACTAATGTTTGCCTTTGCAGGTGTTCATTCAAGACCTTGTGAGGAATCTTTTTGGGGAAGGAAATGACTTGTATAAAGAGGGTGAATGGGCAAGGTCCATAGAGCTCTACACGGAGGCCTTAAATATAACAGACTATGCAGATTCAGAAGGTATCACTTTATTAAGTGAAACGATTGAAAAGCTGTATGGCAATCGTGCTGCGGCTTACCTAAACATTGTAAGTATAAGCGTAGGGATATATGGATTTAACTTGTATcaataaaatgttctgttttgctggaagtctctctggataagaaaaaaaagggagaaatcaGTTAATTTTGTATTGAGTTTTGACAGCCATTCTTACTCAATACAATCtagcataaaacaaaaaaaataccctAATATATTTCAGGGGGTGCCCGATGAAGCTCTGAAAGACTGTGAGAAAGCACTACAGCTGAATGAAAAGAACCACAGGGCTCTCTTTCGAAAAGCCAGGTCTTTGAAAGAGATGGGAAGGCACAAAGAGGCATATGAAGCTGTGGCTAAGTGTTCCTTGGCAGTGCCACAGGTAAGATGTTGCTCCTCAAATCATATTATCCTTTCTGTCATATATCATGGAGATGTTTTTgttgaaattcagaaaaaatattattgggggggggggggggggtgttgtacACTGCCTATCCATCCTGTTTGCCAAAGAATTTCGTAACATTATGCAGTTTGGAAGGTGAGCTAATGCTATGCCTTTGGCATCTTTAGGCTTGCATTTAGAtaatttcttaaattaaaatttcatctGTATAAAATGCATATCAACAACATTGGCTAAAAATACCATAGTATAATGGTGACCCTGGCATGctgtatttacaaaatgaattaatattaaaaagaacAGCAAGATAATCTTACTTGTTTTCccagaaattaatgaaatggtCAGACATGACTGGTTACgccagcaaaagaaaacaaacactcaccGGAAGAAAAGCTTGTTTGGATACTGCAGTCTTTGTTAgaaaagtattttgaaagtGAATTGGAACAACTATTACCGATAGATAACTTTCAATGGGCAAGGTCCATAGATTCTAAGTAAATGGTTGACATAGACAGCTTTGATAACCCTTTGTAAGGGATGAGGGTATAATAATGGAATTGAAGCACATTGTAATTGTCTCTCACTAAATGTATCCATTGCTCATTTGTGTTTCAGGATGAAAGTGTAATGAAGCTGACACAGGAGCTGGCTAGAACTCTAGGGCTAAAAGTCCGTAAAGCATACGTCAGGAGCCAGGTATTTCTTTTTCAACTCCATGGGGAATCTCTTACAAAATTAAAAGATGAAGAATGTTGATATTGATAGATGGCTGCCTgacctttccttttttcctcatttaattATTACAGCCTGTCCTAAATGCATTGCCTGGTGCCAGAAATTCAGTTGTCTTTAGTGAGAAGGTAAAGAATGGTAGATTACTTAATCTTCACTGTGTTCAAAAATACCACAAAGGGAAGATTCCTTTCTGTAGGGTTGCTTTCACATGATGCAGATAACACAAGTAATAATGCTGTGTTTTAGGGTCCTGAAGGATCAGATTCTGTGGAGGATATTGAATTGGGTAAACTTCTCTAATAAATTTTTATTCTCTTTGATAAAGTTGTTTGGGTTATCTAAATATTGGTGTCACTTCTTTGTGTTACAGCCAAAAGCATTTCCCGTTATGGCAGTATCAGAAATTAGCATGAGCTTATCTGAACTAGTCACATTTTTGAAACACTGACTTGTGTCTGTGTTATTGAAGTGCCATCGCACATTCAGCAGATGGACAGTCCCTTGCCAGGCTCAGGCGGAGCTGCATGCCTGTCTGCAAATGAAATGGTGGAGAGGGATTCAACCCCTGTTAGACAGACCATcagcttctctgtctcctccaccGAGTCTCACTACCCTGAGAGTTTGGCCATGGCGGGACACGTATTGGCCAATGGAGCCGAGTCCAGCGGGTCTTACCCTTTGCCTGAGTCGCGCTTAGACTGTGATGCAGAAATCATCGGGGATGATCTGGATGAGTTGTTGGACAGAGAAGCTCCCCCACAGTCTCTTGAGGTAAATCCATTAGCTATCCCCCACTTTCGCTTTCATGACAACATGCTGCATTGTCCCACTGTGTTGATGCATAACATCAAGAAAGCTTCAGAGAAGATCCTGTTCATAATGCAAAAGAGATAAGAATGAGTATTAATCAATCATTGCAGATTGCAACATATTCTGTTAACTAGAAGTGGCATTTCTGATCTTactttggattaaaaaaaacagtttaaccAACATCTTAAACTTTGAGCACAAAATGACTTGTCCTCCAGTGTTCTGCAAGTCGTGTACAACcatatattatttcatatagACTCTTTTATATTACTGTGTTATTATCCATAATAGCTGTAATGCAGTTCCACTTTTTATAGCATTTATTAATAGTTGTAAATATTGTGAGAttgaaaacataattatttataataattcaGTTCAGTCCTAATCTTCATGTCTTGTCCACCTTATTGAGGTAGAAGGCTGAAATGCAGGTGGGAAAGGAACCCTGTGTGAAATTAATAGATTTTGtcattcatctttattttttgattCATTCTGGTATGTTTTCACCACTTTGTTTTAGGACATTCCCACAATGAAGAGTCTAATACCAACCAGTACAGTCACCAATGATTCCATACCTAATCCTATGGTCATGTCAGATAGTGCCCAGCATCATCTTCTACAATCGTCTTACCACCAGACAGAGTTGTCTAGGTTCTCAAGCTTAGATGTGGACTCATTACATTCTCCTTTGGATACATTGGACAGTGTATTGTTCTCTGATGCTGAGACAGGTAAGGCAAAGCTCGATTAAAGTGCCATTTATGTGTTGAATCAGTAAGACATCAGGGATGTAACAGTTATCTAAGTCTATAGTTTGGTTCCCTATGTGTGGTTTGGGGTCACAGTTGTGTGTATATCACAGTTCACATGTATTTTCAACAAGTGACATGTTGAAACGAACAAGCAATTGTTGAAAGATGAGTGTTTTCACAGTAGAGCATTATCTGAAGTTAGTTGATTCCCAGATACAAGAGTGTCACACTGCTTGGACATGCACATTGCCACCAGGTATGTGGTGAAACAGACAACTTAATAGAAGTTAACATGATTGTGTATTTGTAATTAATACTATGGTGTCAATTAAGCACTAGTTTCATTCCTAACACAGGATTGTTAGATGTGAAGTTGCAACTGTTGTAGAGGTGTAATGTCATGCAGTAAaatttttgccatttatttattgtctgaACAACTACAGGCAATTATATAGATAACATCTTCTACTTTGATTCACAGTATATTAACCTGGTGGGGAAAATAAGTTGCAGCCCTATAAAATATGGATAGATGTTTCCAATGTTTCTTCCTGGACTGCCtcttttctgttaaaatgtatattatatacttgaattctgaaatattataccttatttttcaaaataaaattgatcACATTTTCAGCTGGAAATCCAGGGTACAGCCAGCTTCCATATGTATCAGTAagtctctgtttgtttgtctatAATTCATCTTCAGAAAATGTACACTGCAATGTACTATAGATAGTTTATTGTGTTAAATTAGATTAGTTAGATTAGATTAgtttagttagttagttagatTTAACACACTTCAATTTTATGGACAGACAGTTTAGTGTATGTTTAaacttctttaaaaaatacaaagattTATTAAACAAATAGTAATTaatccaaaacattttgttagATGCTTAGCAGCAGCAGTCCACAAGAATCTCCAGGCTACATGGACCTAACTGCACTGAATCAAACCCATCCGGTGAATCTGACTGGAAATCCCTTGGCTAACACACATGAATTCAAACAGGCTTGTTCTGCTTGCTTTGTCAAAAGTGGTAAGAGCATGCTCTGTATTTGCATCTATAAACTGTGTCATCAACTACAGTTTAACTCTCTTGGCACATTTAACAGGGGAACTGGTGAAGGTGTGGTCAAAATGTTATTTGCGAAAGGGAATTTAGACAATCAGAAGTAACTTACATGCATGTTTGAATTATGAGTGGCTcactgctttatttatttaatgatttgTGCTGTTCTCAGGCCCAGGACTTTTTGATTACATTCTGCATACTGAGGAACACAAATGCAAGAAAGACACACTAGTGGGAAGAATCAAGCACTTACAGGACCAGAAGTGGAAACCTATTCGCCCAAGACCAACAAAGAATGACTACGCTGGGCCGTATTACATTTGCAAAGGTGAGGCCTCAATTAGtggtgtactgtatatgcatattCCAAAAACAGTGTTCAATGTATCATAGCCTGCTGTTTAGTCCTTTCTGGTGCATGTTTTCATCCAGCCATCGTGGAGCTTAACAGGCTATGTGTCTTTGCTGATAGAGGTCTTGTTGGGAGAAGAGTGCAGTTACCATGGTCACTGCACCTTTGCGTACTGTCAGGAGGAGATTGATGTTTGGACCTTGGAGCGGAAAGGGTTTATAAACAGAGATCTGATATGTGATCCATTGGGGAACGGCGGAAAGATTAACTATACCATCCCTAAGATTTTGCAGGAGCACCATGGGATCTTTATGTTCCTCTGTGAGGTACGTAGAGTTCTTCTGAAGCATTTTCTCAGGGAAGGGAAACCAGAATAACAAGTTGATCACCTGACTGCACAGAGCGCATTCCCTCAGTGTAAATACTTCAGCTATTAGTAATCCCTTTTTCTTTGATCTGGTTATATTTCAGGTGTGTTTTGACCATAAACCCAGGATTATCAGCAAAGTAAACACGGACAACCCTTCTTTTTGCTCACACCCAGTGACAAAGCAtgtcttcaaagaaaaaaagtaagaaagTGGCTTTTATTAAAGGCCACCCATATTCCACAGATCTCAGCTGCAGTAAGAGAAGCAGAGTTTGATGATTAATTGTGTAACACTTGATGACAGTCAATAAATTAAATCCAGGCTGTatgatacatttaaatgacCAAAAACTGGCATTTAAGGGGAAGAAACATGC
This genomic stretch from Megalops cyprinoides isolate fMegCyp1 chromosome 1, fMegCyp1.pri, whole genome shotgun sequence harbors:
- the LOC118781704 gene encoding zinc finger CCCH domain-containing protein 7A-like isoform X1 — protein: MSLSEERSSRLKDIQEGLQFIQSTLPFSGTQEQYEVFIQDLVRNLFGEGNDLYKEGEWARSIELYTEALNITDYADSEGITLLSETIEKLYGNRAAAYLNIGVPDEALKDCEKALQLNEKNHRALFRKARSLKEMGRHKEAYEAVAKCSLAVPQDESVMKLTQELARTLGLKVRKAYVRSQPVLNALPGARNSVVFSEKGPEGSDSVEDIELVPSHIQQMDSPLPGSGGAACLSANEMVERDSTPVRQTISFSVSSTESHYPESLAMAGHVLANGAESSGSYPLPESRLDCDAEIIGDDLDELLDREAPPQSLEDIPTMKSLIPTSTVTNDSIPNPMVMSDSAQHHLLQSSYHQTELSRFSSLDVDSLHSPLDTLDSVLFSDAETAGNPGYSQLPYVSMLSSSSPQESPGYMDLTALNQTHPVNLTGNPLANTHEFKQACSACFVKSGPGLFDYILHTEEHKCKKDTLVGRIKHLQDQKWKPIRPRPTKNDYAGPYYICKEVLLGEECSYHGHCTFAYCQEEIDVWTLERKGFINRDLICDPLGNGGKINYTIPKILQEHHGIFMFLCEVCFDHKPRIISKVNTDNPSFCSHPVTKHVFKEKKCLIYILRETTVRYTKIRPYHPQCQMELCRHELTYGCVREDDCFFAHSLIELKVWMVQQETSICHERIVKESRKYRMAASSQGVQQAPGLHNKFGPPHLKMQFVCGQCWSNGQAVGPEKNRKYCTAKARHLWTKDRRVVRVYSTEEKKWVPVRPLPAKKPMPFQFEICIHVAAGKKCQYIGNCSFAHSPEERDLWQYMKDKNIPDMEKLYELWLQSQRSDWSEEASNSAMREDGKQIHMPTDYAEEGQSGKHCWLCGKNCNSDKQWQQHISSEKHKDKVFNSEDDQNCWQYRFPTGIFKVCERFLKGTCTEEENCKLAHGNEELKEWEDRRKFLLMKLAKAKKDHLIDPDDNDFGKYSFLLKDIN
- the LOC118781704 gene encoding zinc finger CCCH domain-containing protein 7A-like isoform X2, whose protein sequence is MSLSEERSSRLKDIQEGLQFIQSTLPFSGTQEQYEVFIQDLVRNLFGEGNDLYKEGEWARSIELYTEALNITDYADSEGITLLSETIEKLYGNRAAAYLNIGVPDEALKDCEKALQLNEKNHRALFRKARSLKEMGRHKEAYEAVAKCSLAVPQDESVMKLTQELARTLGLKVRKAYVRSQPVLNALPGARNSVVFSEKGPEGSDSVEDIELVPSHIQQMDSPLPGSGGAACLSANEMVERDSTPVRQTISFSVSSTESHYPESLAMAGHVLANGAESSGSYPLPESRLDCDAEIIGDDLDELLDREAPPQSLEDIPTMKSLIPTSTVTNDSIPNPMVMSDSAQHHLLQSSYHQTELSRFSSLDVDSLHSPLDTLDSVLFSDAETAGNPGYSQLPYVSMLSSSSPQESPGYMDLTALNQTHPVNLTGNPLANTHEFKQACSACFVKSGPGLFDYILHTEEHKCKKDTLVGRIKHLQDQKWKPIRPRPTKNDYAGPYYICKEVLLGEECSYHGHCTFAYCQEEIDVWTLERKGFINRDLICDPLGNGGKINYTIPKILQEHHGIFMFLCEVCFDHKPRIISKVNTDNPSFCSHPVTKHVFKEKKCLIYILRETTVRYTKIRPYHPQCQMELCRHELTYGCVREDDCFFAHSLIELKVWMVQQETSICHERIVKESRKYRMAASSQGVQAPGLHNKFGPPHLKMQFVCGQCWSNGQAVGPEKNRKYCTAKARHLWTKDRRVVRVYSTEEKKWVPVRPLPAKKPMPFQFEICIHVAAGKKCQYIGNCSFAHSPEERDLWQYMKDKNIPDMEKLYELWLQSQRSDWSEEASNSAMREDGKQIHMPTDYAEEGQSGKHCWLCGKNCNSDKQWQQHISSEKHKDKVFNSEDDQNCWQYRFPTGIFKVCERFLKGTCTEEENCKLAHGNEELKEWEDRRKFLLMKLAKAKKDHLIDPDDNDFGKYSFLLKDIN